Sequence from the Burkholderia cepacia genome:
CACCGCCGAGCAGGTCGATCGCCGACCACAGTACCGGGCTCAGCAGCCCGCCGAGCGTTGCGGCCTCGCGCCCGACCTGCCACGCGTACCGGTCGTTCGTGCGCGCCAGCGCGACACGCGGCGCCGCTTGCGCGAGATGGCCGCGCAGCGCAGCGACGTCGCGCGCCGGCGGCTCGCGCTGCTCGGCCTGCGCGAGGTAGAGCCGGTAAAGCGTCTCCCGCAGCGCCAGCGCACCGTCGAGCCATGCCGGCCCGGCATCCGCGATCGACGCGCCGCACGCGTCGGCCAGGCCGGCCGGCACGCCCGCCTGCTCGCGGCACCACGTCAACAGGTCTTCCAGCGTCCCGAAGGTCTCCGTCGGCGTGTCGGCGCCGCGCCAGTACAGCGTGTTCGCGAAATCGATGCTCAGCGTTTCCGGCGGCGCCGGAACCAGGCAGTCCGTCGTGACGGAAGGTTGCGTTTTGCTCATGACGCGATCGTATCTAACCAGCATGCCGGTTGACAAGCGCAAGGACGTTTCCTAGCATAACCTGCATGGTGGTTAAAACTCGCTTGCCGCACTGACACCCACGCAGTCTCAAGGAGCAATGACATGATCGATCACCTTTCCTTCGGCGTCGCCCACATCGGCCGCAGCCGCACGTTCTACGACAGCACGCTCGGCGCGCTCGGCTACAAGCGGCTGTTCGGCGACGCGTCGTCACTGGGCTACGGCACGGCCGAACCGGTTCTGTGGCTCACGTACACGGCGCGCCCCGTGGCGGCCGATCCGGAATCGGGGCTGCATGTGTCGTTCAAGGCGTCGTCACCGGTGGAAGTCGACGCGTTCTACCGCGCCGCGCTCGAGCACGGCGGCCAGGACAACGGCGGGCCCGGCAAGCGCGAGCACTACGGCCCCGGTTATTACGCGGCGTTCGTCGTCGATCCCGACGGATATCGGCTCGAAGCCCATTGCGAGCTGGACAACATCGTGTGACGGGGGCGTTCGTTACATTGGAGACGCGTGCATCGCGCGTGATCTGCCACCCGTCGACCCAAGGCCCGATTCCGTCGTGCGCGGAATCGGGCCTCTGCTTTTCGCATCGCCGAACGGCTACTGCGCGTTGCGCGTGCCCTGCAACTGCTCGCCGAGCCCGTCGATCCCGAGGCGCACCGTCTGGCCGGCCTTCAGGAACACCGGCGACGGCTTGATGCCCATCCCGACGCCCGGCGGCGTGCCGGTCGTGATCACGTCACCCGGCTGCAGCGTCATGCAGCTCGACAGATAGGCGATCAGCTGCGCGACGGTGAACACCATCGTGCGCGTGTTGCCGTTCTGATAGCGGTGGCCGTCGATCTCGAGCCACAGGTCGAGACGCTGCGGATCGGGCACCTCGTCACGCGTGACGAGCCACGGACCGATCGGGCCGAACGTGTCGAAGCCCTTGCCCTTGTCCCACTGGCCGCCGCGCTCGATCTGCCATTCGCGCTCCGACACGTCGTTGACGACGCAGTAGCCCGCGACGTGATCGAGCGCGCGGGCTTCGTCGACGTCCTTGCAGGTCGCGCCGATCACGACGCCCAGCTCGACTTCCCAGTCCGTCTTGACCGAACCCTTCGGGATGTCGATGCCGTCGTTCGGGCCGCAGATCGAGCTCGTCCACTTGCCGAACACGACGGGCTCCTTCGGCACCGGCATGCCGGCTTCGGCCGCGTGATCGGCGTAGTTCAGGCCGATGCCGATGAACTTGCCGACATGGCCGACGCACGCGCCGATGCGCGGCTCGCCCGACACGAGCGGCAGCGTGGCCGGATCGATGGCGCGCAGGCGCGCGAGACCCGCGTCGGACAGCACATCGCCGGACAGATCCGGCACATGCGCCGACAGGTCGCGAATCCGGCCGTCCGCGTCGAGAATACCGGGCTTTTCCTGGCCGGACGGGCCATAGCGAAGCAGTTTCATCGAACTCAACCTCCGTGATCGGATGTGACAGGATGCCGACGCACGCAACGAACGGGCGGCCGTCGGTTTGCGGGTCGACGCCGGCGAAACGGCGCTCGCGCGCAGCGCGCCAGCGTTGCCTGCCGCTCTTTGTACCATCGGCCGCGCGCCATGAAATGACGCGCGACGGATACCGACTATTGGTGCGCCCGCGGGCGCTGCGGCGCAGCATCGCCGTTATCCGTCAGGGTCCCGCGCCGGCCCGATCCGCTCCGGGCAACGCGACGTGAATACTCGCCATACAGGCGTCATCGATTCACTGCGACTATTTCGTCACATAAAATAAATATGCACTTTCTTGCCATATTTGTCGTCTGAGCAGCCGCACATACGCGCCAGATTGGTAATAATCAGTAAGAATTTGCCGAATTATTTCTCAATTGTTTATTGTTATGCTCGATCGAAGTGCGCTCGCCGGCGCGTACAGGCTTTGCACGTGGGCGTTGCAAAGCCGTTGCGCGTGCGCTGCCGACCGATCGTGAGCACTTCACCGACCCACGATACCAAGACGATGCAGATGATCAACGACCGGTCCCCCGGTAACGACGCCCATGGAGACGGCGGGGGACTCGAACGCTATCGCGCACCCGCGCTCGACAAGGGTCTCGACATCCTCGAACTCCTGTCGGAGCAGAAAGAAGGCCTCACCCGCACCGAAATCACGAAGGAGCTCGGCCGCAACGCGAGCGAGATCTACCGGATGCTCGAACGCCTCGTCGCGCGCCGCTACGTGATGCGCTCGACCGGCGGCGACCGCTATACGCTCAGCCTCAAGCTGTTCTCGCTCGCGCACCGGCACCCGCCGATGAGCCGGCTGATCGCCGAGGCGCTGCCGCCGATGCAGCGCTTCGCCGATTCCTCCGAACAATCGTGCCACCTGTCCGTCTACGATCGCGGCAACCTGCTCGTGATCGCGCAAGTCGACGGGCCCGGCCCGTGGGGCGTGTCGGTCCGGCTCGGTTCGCGCATCGGGCTCGCCGATACGGCATCGGGGCGGGTGATGCTGTCGTTCCAGGGCGCCGAGCAGCGCGCGCACATGCTCGTCGAGCACCGCAAGGTCAAGGGCGAAGCGCCGCTGAACGAGCAGGAACTCGCGTACGCGTGCCAGGCGATCCGCAGCGACGGTTTCCTGTGCCGGGACAGCCGTCAGGCCTATGGCGTCGTCGACATCAGCGTCCCGATCCTCGGGCCGTCCGGTCATGCGATCGCGGTGCTGACCTGCCCGTACATGCGCCGGATCGATGCGCACATGGCGCCGTCGGTCGACGCGGCAGCCGAGCGCCTGCGCGCCACCGCCGCGACGCTGTCGATGAGCCGCATCGAGCGGAACTGACCGGCGCACGCGAGCGCGTCGGACCGATGCGGGTGCGGCGGCAACGCGCGCCGCGACGCGGCACGCGCGGCGCCGCCGCGTATCACGCATGTTGCGCATGTTGCGCGTGGCCGCGATGCTTCGCACGGCCGCGCCATGCAGGGTCGCTACGCTAAAATAGCGGCCCTCTCAAAAACTACGGCGGCCGGTTGTCGCGGCCGCCGTGTCCGATGGATGTCATGGCCAAACTTCTGAACGATCAAGAATTCCAGCGTTTCTCCGAACTTCAGCAGAAGCAGGCAAGCTTCACGATCACGCCCGAGGAGGCGGACGAACTGCGCGATATCGTCGCGCGCGCGCAGAAGAAGCGCGACGATCGTGCCGCCGCGATGCAGGCGATCGAGAACTACATCGAGCAGTTCGACATCACGCCCGACGAGCTCTTCTCGCCCGAGCAGATCGGCGACGCGGCCCGCACCTACGGGCTCATCACGGCGACCAAGAAAGAACGCACGCTGCCGCCGTCGATCACGTTCAACGGCAAGCCGTACCAGTGGACCAAGACGCTTCCGGACGACGTGCGCGGCGCGCTGTTCGAAGCATTCACGTCCGGCGAATCGGTCAAGCGCTTCATCGCGATGCCGAAGGACACCGCACGCTGCGCACTGACGATCGCCCGCCTCGAGCGCGAAACCGGCGCCGTGTACGCGGACGCGCACCTGACCGAACTCGCGATTTCGCGCGACCAGGTGAACGACGCGGCGTCGAAACTGGCCGCCTGACCGGACCGCCTGGCACGGCCGACACCGGCGCGCGCAACGCGACAGCCGGCGCCGTGCCCACGGGAGCACCGCCGGCGCGGGCTCCCGAAAAATCTCACCTCAGCCTCCCGCAAGTGCTCACCTGAACGTCCCGAAAGCGCTCACCGAGGGCTCCCGGAACGGCTCACCCGAGCCTCCCGCAGACCCTCACCGCAGCTTCCCGCAGAGGCTCACCATTGCGTCCCGGAAAGGCTCACCGGCGTCTCCCGGAGACGCTCACCGCCCCTTCCCGAAAGGGCTCACCGAAGGCTCCCGAAAAAGCTCACTCCTGCGTTCCCGGAAAGGCTCACGCATGGCCCCCGAAAAAGCTCACCTTTGACGCGATGGGGGTGTAAAGGCATCGTTGCCCGCCTTCGCTCGCGCCGCGGCCGGGGGCGAATGTGCGTGCGGCATGCCGTATCCGGCAAAGGAAGAGAAGCGCCGCGCGTCACGCCTGCAGCTTCATCCTGAAGCCCACGATGCCGGGCTCTTCCGTCGCTGTGACCGTGAACCCGCACGCACGCGCGAGCGCGATCATCGCCGCGTTCTCGCGCAGCGCCTCGCCGATCATCCATGCGGTTCCGCGCGAACGCGCGTAGTCGATGATCCGGTTCATCATCAGCCGGCCAAGCCCCTTGCCCTTCTGGTCCGGCCGAATGCCGATCGCGAACTCCGCCGTCTCGTTGTCGGGATCGGCCACCGCGCGTACCGCGCCGAGCGTGTGCGACCGGCCTGCCCCGTCGTCAACCGACGCGATGAAGGCCATCTCACGGTCGTAATCGATCTGCGTCATGCGCGCCACCTGTGAATGATCGAAGCTGCGCACCGCACCGAAGAATCGCATCCGCAGATCGTCCGGTGTCATCGCGCCGAGCAGCTCGTTGTGCGCGGCCTCGTCTTCCGGACGGATCGGGCGGATCGTTACCGTCTCGCCGCGCCACTCGAGCGTCTGCTCGAGGTGGCGCGGATACGGCATGATCGCGAGCCGGCTGCGGCCCGTGGCCAGCGTGATACGCGGTGCCATCACTTGCGCACGATCGGACAGCACGCGCAGCGTGACCGACATCGCCACGACTTCGCGCACGTCGCAGACGACCTGCGACAGCGCCGTCAATGCGTCGAGCGT
This genomic interval carries:
- a CDS encoding CGNR zinc finger domain-containing protein, which gives rise to MSKTQPSVTTDCLVPAPPETLSIDFANTLYWRGADTPTETFGTLEDLLTWCREQAGVPAGLADACGASIADAGPAWLDGALALRETLYRLYLAQAEQREPPARDVAALRGHLAQAAPRVALARTNDRYAWQVGREAATLGGLLSPVLWSAIDLLGGARLAKVKRCANDACQWLFIDDSKNGSRRWCSMSSCGNRAKAYRHYHKAD
- a CDS encoding VOC family protein; translation: MIDHLSFGVAHIGRSRTFYDSTLGALGYKRLFGDASSLGYGTAEPVLWLTYTARPVAADPESGLHVSFKASSPVEVDAFYRAALEHGGQDNGGPGKREHYGPGYYAAFVVDPDGYRLEAHCELDNIV
- a CDS encoding ureidoglycolate lyase encodes the protein MKLLRYGPSGQEKPGILDADGRIRDLSAHVPDLSGDVLSDAGLARLRAIDPATLPLVSGEPRIGACVGHVGKFIGIGLNYADHAAEAGMPVPKEPVVFGKWTSSICGPNDGIDIPKGSVKTDWEVELGVVIGATCKDVDEARALDHVAGYCVVNDVSEREWQIERGGQWDKGKGFDTFGPIGPWLVTRDEVPDPQRLDLWLEIDGHRYQNGNTRTMVFTVAQLIAYLSSCMTLQPGDVITTGTPPGVGMGIKPSPVFLKAGQTVRLGIDGLGEQLQGTRNAQ
- a CDS encoding IclR family transcriptional regulator translates to MQMINDRSPGNDAHGDGGGLERYRAPALDKGLDILELLSEQKEGLTRTEITKELGRNASEIYRMLERLVARRYVMRSTGGDRYTLSLKLFSLAHRHPPMSRLIAEALPPMQRFADSSEQSCHLSVYDRGNLLVIAQVDGPGPWGVSVRLGSRIGLADTASGRVMLSFQGAEQRAHMLVEHRKVKGEAPLNEQELAYACQAIRSDGFLCRDSRQAYGVVDISVPILGPSGHAIAVLTCPYMRRIDAHMAPSVDAAAERLRATAATLSMSRIERN